The following are encoded together in the Thalassomonas haliotis genome:
- a CDS encoding DUF3581 family protein, with amino-acid sequence MFIDKFYSSSNDKVRFSRQQASDFAKQVADDFNPLHNIEAKRFCVPGDLLFAVTLARAGLHQQMRFKFSGMVTDENELNFPQSLGQDVKVTDDNGKEYLEISASGDKTDNQALIESLIKAYVGFSGHTFPHLLVALMAKENVMINPARPMIMYESMAIDLQRVDIKEISLVLAKTELNIDGKRGNACLAFDLLSEGEVVGHGEKHMILSGLRAFDQATMDNIANDYNAMKAAYQVA; translated from the coding sequence ATGTTTATTGATAAATTTTACAGCAGCTCAAACGATAAAGTCCGCTTTTCTCGTCAGCAGGCAAGTGATTTTGCTAAGCAAGTCGCTGATGACTTTAATCCCCTGCATAACATCGAAGCCAAGCGCTTTTGTGTGCCCGGCGATTTACTTTTTGCCGTGACCCTGGCCCGCGCCGGTTTACATCAACAGATGCGCTTTAAGTTTTCCGGCATGGTTACCGATGAAAACGAACTGAATTTTCCACAAAGCCTCGGACAAGATGTCAAAGTCACCGACGATAATGGTAAAGAATACCTGGAGATAAGTGCTTCAGGCGATAAAACCGATAACCAGGCGCTGATCGAGTCTTTGATCAAGGCCTATGTTGGCTTTTCCGGACATACCTTCCCGCACCTCCTGGTAGCACTGATGGCCAAAGAAAATGTCATGATCAACCCTGCCAGGCCGATGATCATGTATGAAAGCATGGCAATCGATTTACAGCGTGTCGATATCAAAGAGATCAGCCTGGTATTAGCCAAAACTGAGCTTAACATAGACGGCAAACGCGGCAATGCCTGCCTGGCCTTTGATTTACTGTCCGAAGGAGAAGTCGTCGGCCACGGTGAAAAACACATGATCCTCAGCGGCTTAAGAGCATTCGACCAAGCCACCATGGACAATATTGCCAACGACTACAATGCCATGAAAGCGGCTTACCAGGTGGCATAA
- a CDS encoding GIY-YIG nuclease family protein, with translation MSSSWYVYFLRCADNSLYAGITTDLKRRVNEHNTSNKLAAKYTRVRRPVDLVYAEQLKSRSDASSREYQLKRLTKKTKEQLIKNFDLSRLPQP, from the coding sequence ATGTCATCTTCCTGGTACGTCTATTTTTTGCGCTGCGCCGATAACAGCCTTTATGCCGGTATCACCACAGATCTTAAGCGCCGGGTCAATGAACATAATACCTCAAATAAGCTCGCAGCAAAATATACACGTGTGCGCCGTCCGGTAGATCTGGTTTATGCCGAGCAGCTAAAGAGCAGATCCGATGCAAGCAGCAGGGAGTACCAACTTAAGCGGCTGACTAAAAAGACAAAAGAACAACTGATCAAAAATTTCGATCTCAGCCGTCTGCCCCAGCCTTAA
- the arfB gene encoding alternative ribosome rescue aminoacyl-tRNA hydrolase ArfB: protein MLEISNTVTLSEWEIELSAIRSQGNGGQRVNKVATAIHLRFDIKRSALPSVYKERLLKLADSRISSDGIVIIKAQSYRTQDQNKQDALERLKALILSAMVVQKRRRATKPTRSSQRKRMDNKSKKGATKALRGKVDY, encoded by the coding sequence ATGTTAGAAATCTCTAATACTGTGACTTTATCCGAATGGGAAATTGAACTGAGTGCGATACGTTCTCAGGGAAATGGCGGGCAAAGGGTGAATAAGGTTGCTACCGCGATCCATTTGAGGTTTGATATCAAACGCTCTGCATTGCCTTCGGTGTATAAGGAGAGGCTGTTAAAACTTGCTGACAGCCGTATCAGCTCTGATGGGATAGTGATTATCAAAGCACAGTCATACCGTACTCAAGATCAGAATAAGCAGGATGCACTGGAAAGGCTGAAGGCGTTAATACTTTCCGCCATGGTGGTGCAAAAAAGGCGCAGGGCAACCAAACCCACCAGAAGCTCGCAGCGCAAACGCATGGACAATAAGTCTAAGAAAGGGGCTACTAAAGCGCTACGCGGTAAAGTTGATTATTAG
- a CDS encoding DUF2797 domain-containing protein, translated as MTKTEVGAIRKLTAQLDADGNIDYQLPLGEFSLPLNGLIGRKISLHFANKITCCHCGRNTKKSYSQGYCFPCMQKLAQCDMCIMKPETCHHHLGTCREPQWGEQHCMIPHYVYLANTSGLKVGITRQGQIPTRWIDQGATQALPIFKVNTRLQSGLVEIALAEFIADKTNWRAMLKGNAEAIDLEAKAKELKPLISDKLADIRLTYGEDSVQSLDLPVVDLHFPVREYLTKISSFNLDKTPEVSGTLMGIKGQYLIFDTGVINIRKYTSYHIHVEYEEE; from the coding sequence ATGACAAAAACAGAAGTAGGGGCAATACGCAAATTAACGGCGCAACTCGACGCCGACGGCAATATTGATTACCAATTGCCGCTGGGGGAATTCAGTTTACCCCTTAATGGTTTGATCGGCCGTAAAATATCTCTTCATTTTGCTAATAAGATTACGTGCTGCCATTGTGGCCGCAACACGAAAAAGAGCTATTCCCAGGGTTATTGTTTTCCCTGTATGCAAAAACTGGCTCAGTGCGATATGTGTATTATGAAGCCGGAAACCTGTCACCATCATCTGGGTACCTGCCGTGAGCCACAGTGGGGTGAGCAGCATTGCATGATCCCGCATTATGTGTATCTGGCCAATACTTCGGGATTAAAAGTGGGGATCACCCGCCAGGGACAAATACCTACCCGCTGGATCGATCAGGGGGCAACCCAGGCCTTGCCTATTTTTAAGGTTAATACCCGGTTGCAGTCCGGTTTGGTGGAAATTGCCCTGGCTGAATTTATCGCCGATAAAACCAACTGGCGCGCCATGCTAAAAGGTAATGCCGAAGCGATTGATTTAGAGGCTAAAGCGAAAGAGCTTAAACCTTTGATCAGCGATAAGCTGGCCGACATCCGGTTAACTTATGGTGAAGATTCAGTTCAGTCGCTGGATTTGCCGGTAGTGGATTTACATTTCCCGGTGCGGGAATATTTGACGAAAATCTCGTCTTTTAATTTAGATAAAACGCCTGAAGTATCAGGGACTTTGATGGGCATCAAAGGGCAGTACCTGATTTTTGATACCGGGGTGATTAATATCCGAAAATATACCTCGTATCATATTCATGTAGAATACGAAGAAGAATAA
- a CDS encoding HDOD domain-containing protein: MKAVEYAEKAGEIFVLSDSFIRIKELIDDEASTIDDIAEVILLDPALSGTLLKLANSSFFNYPGKIDTVSKAVLVLGITEVYNLVIAYFTTEAFKPINAEEDFLESFWQRSVDCALLIKFLGTTMNIANAERLFILGLLHNLGELVIQQFDPDKVIACHSDDPAVLPWQKQQQVLGFTYGDCTAELLKLWQLPYSLIKPIREQDDNEFDQSSSETQLLYLSKRVMIRNSFYPEQPYSIVFSDDMIELDDQILDASVEYCDLERLGILSVLKPSSVMIY, from the coding sequence ATGAAAGCTGTAGAATATGCCGAAAAGGCTGGTGAGATCTTTGTTTTGTCTGATTCTTTCATCCGCATCAAGGAATTGATAGACGATGAAGCCTCAACCATAGATGACATTGCCGAAGTGATCCTGCTGGATCCCGCCCTGTCCGGTACCTTACTTAAGTTAGCGAACAGCTCGTTTTTTAATTACCCGGGAAAGATAGATACCGTCTCTAAAGCGGTGCTGGTATTGGGGATCACGGAAGTTTATAACCTGGTGATTGCCTACTTTACCACGGAAGCCTTTAAGCCTATCAATGCCGAAGAAGACTTCCTGGAAAGCTTTTGGCAAAGAAGTGTTGACTGTGCCTTATTGATCAAATTTTTAGGCACCACTATGAATATTGCCAATGCCGAAAGGCTGTTTATTCTCGGGTTATTACATAACTTAGGGGAGCTGGTGATACAGCAGTTTGATCCGGATAAAGTCATCGCCTGCCATAGCGACGATCCGGCGGTTTTACCCTGGCAAAAGCAGCAGCAGGTTTTAGGTTTTACTTACGGTGACTGTACTGCTGAGTTGCTTAAGTTATGGCAATTGCCCTATAGCTTGATCAAGCCGATCCGCGAACAGGATGACAATGAGTTTGACCAGTCAAGCAGTGAAACCCAGTTACTTTATTTGTCTAAGCGGGTAATGATACGTAACAGTTTTTATCCCGAGCAGCCATACTCGATTGTGTTTAGCGATGACATGATTGAACTTGATGATCAAATCCTCGATGCCTCGGTAGAGTATTGCGATTTAGAGCGCCTGGGCATTTTATCTGTGCTTAAACCCAGTTCGGTGATGATCTACTAA
- the glnK gene encoding P-II family nitrogen regulator, translating into MKIVNAIIKPFKLDDVREAISEIGVEGLTVSEVKGFGRQKGHTELYRGAEYQVDFLPKVKLEIAVNSEVVERLVEAISKSAYTGKIGDGKIFVYDLQQAVRIRTGELDSQAI; encoded by the coding sequence ATGAAAATAGTCAACGCTATCATTAAGCCTTTTAAACTTGATGATGTCCGTGAAGCAATATCTGAAATAGGCGTGGAAGGCCTTACGGTGAGCGAAGTAAAAGGCTTTGGCCGGCAAAAAGGCCATACCGAGCTTTATCGTGGCGCCGAATACCAAGTGGATTTTCTGCCGAAAGTAAAATTAGAAATCGCGGTAAATTCCGAAGTGGTTGAGCGTTTAGTGGAAGCCATCAGTAAATCGGCTTATACCGGGAAAATAGGCGACGGTAAGATCTTTGTCTATGACCTGCAGCAAGCTGTTCGTATCCGCACCGGCGAATTAGACAGCCAAGCAATTTAA
- a CDS encoding ammonium transporter: protein MEELVKVSSSVSELRFALDTFYFLISGALVMWMAAGFAMLEAGLVRSKNTTEILTKNICLYAIACVMFLLVGYNIMYVDNPEGGILPSFAGLIGTQASDADHSLESDFFFQVVFVATAMSIVSGAVAERMKLWAFLAFSVVLTGFIYPLEGYWTWGGGFLSEAGFSDFAGSAIVHMAGAAAALAGVLLLGSRKGKYGKNGAIYPIPGSNMPLATLGTFILWMGWFGFNGGSQLMVSDAENATAVGKIFLNTNAAAAAGAVAALLLNKVIWGKADLTMILNGALAGLVAITADPLSPSPIFASLIGALAGVLVVFSIIGFDKIKIDDPVGAISVHGVVGFFGVMAVPFSNGDATFLTQLYGCAVIFGWVFVASLIVWSILKKVMGIRVSDEEEYNGVDKSDCGIEAYPEFVSVNS, encoded by the coding sequence ATGGAAGAGTTAGTGAAAGTTTCATCAAGTGTCAGTGAATTACGTTTTGCACTGGATACATTTTATTTTTTAATTTCCGGCGCTTTGGTGATGTGGATGGCCGCCGGTTTCGCGATGCTGGAAGCCGGGTTGGTTCGCTCTAAGAATACAACAGAAATTTTAACCAAAAACATATGTTTATATGCCATTGCTTGTGTGATGTTTCTTCTGGTTGGTTATAACATCATGTATGTCGATAATCCCGAAGGTGGCATATTACCTTCTTTTGCCGGCTTAATCGGCACCCAGGCGAGCGACGCCGATCACTCATTAGAATCAGATTTCTTTTTCCAGGTAGTATTCGTTGCTACCGCCATGTCCATTGTTTCGGGCGCGGTGGCTGAGCGCATGAAATTATGGGCATTTCTGGCTTTTTCTGTGGTCTTAACCGGTTTTATTTACCCGCTTGAAGGTTACTGGACCTGGGGCGGCGGTTTCTTATCCGAGGCCGGTTTCAGTGACTTTGCCGGGTCCGCTATCGTTCATATGGCAGGTGCTGCGGCGGCATTAGCCGGGGTGTTACTGCTGGGTTCCCGTAAAGGAAAATACGGAAAAAATGGCGCCATCTATCCGATCCCGGGCTCGAATATGCCTTTGGCGACATTAGGTACCTTTATTTTATGGATGGGCTGGTTTGGCTTTAACGGCGGTTCGCAACTGATGGTTTCTGATGCCGAAAATGCGACTGCGGTTGGTAAAATCTTTTTAAATACTAATGCTGCGGCGGCTGCCGGCGCAGTTGCTGCGTTATTGCTTAATAAAGTCATTTGGGGAAAGGCGGATCTGACCATGATTTTAAACGGTGCCCTGGCCGGTTTAGTGGCGATCACTGCCGATCCTTTATCACCATCGCCTATTTTTGCCAGCTTAATTGGCGCCCTGGCCGGTGTACTGGTGGTGTTTTCCATTATAGGTTTTGACAAGATCAAAATTGATGATCCGGTTGGTGCTATCTCGGTACACGGTGTTGTTGGTTTCTTCGGCGTGATGGCGGTGCCTTTTAGCAACGGCGATGCGACTTTCTTAACTCAGCTATACGGCTGTGCAGTGATCTTCGGTTGGGTTTTTGTTGCCAGTTTAATTGTCTGGAGTATTCTGAAGAAAGTGATGGGCATACGTGTCAGTGACGAAGAAGAATATAACGGTGTCGATAAATCTGATTGCGGTATTGAAGCTTATCCAGAGTTCGTATCCGTAAACAGCTGA
- a CDS encoding Dyp-type peroxidase: MAREQFGVCAEPSLHGSYLFFNAVDEQNTYLRQALSRLPVLFEKYADRFSESNLTGVIAIGANYWDEFNPGSRPKSLAAFPAMECEDRIAPAQSIDLYIEIRSDRADVNHIVSSKVCDLLAESVELVEEVHAFRFLDGRDLTGFVDGTENPQGFHRRKVALVTDESDADFSSGSYLHVQRYRHNLHLWQSLKVKEQEDVFGRTKVDNIEYPGERKSPGAHTKRTNLKDDQGNSIEILRQSMPYGDMKMQGLMFVSYCHSPEPFELMLKSMIYGDGSGHSDHMLKYTQAETGAAFFAPSLNFLENLAQE; the protein is encoded by the coding sequence ATGGCGAGAGAACAATTCGGAGTTTGTGCCGAGCCAAGTTTACATGGCTCATATTTATTTTTTAATGCCGTTGATGAGCAAAATACTTATCTCAGACAGGCGTTGTCGCGTTTGCCGGTATTATTTGAGAAATATGCGGATCGTTTTTCCGAGTCAAATCTTACCGGAGTAATTGCCATAGGGGCCAATTACTGGGATGAGTTTAATCCAGGCAGCCGGCCAAAATCTTTAGCAGCTTTTCCAGCTATGGAATGCGAAGATCGTATTGCTCCGGCGCAGAGTATAGATCTGTATATTGAGATCCGCAGCGATCGCGCCGACGTTAATCATATTGTCAGCTCTAAAGTCTGCGATTTACTGGCAGAAAGCGTAGAGCTGGTTGAAGAAGTACATGCCTTCAGGTTTCTCGACGGCCGGGATCTCACCGGCTTTGTTGACGGCACCGAAAACCCGCAAGGTTTTCACCGCCGTAAAGTCGCCCTGGTAACCGATGAAAGCGATGCCGACTTTTCCAGCGGCAGTTATTTGCATGTCCAACGTTACCGCCATAATCTGCATTTGTGGCAATCCCTTAAAGTGAAAGAGCAGGAAGATGTTTTTGGCCGCACTAAGGTGGATAACATAGAATATCCCGGCGAGCGGAAAAGCCCCGGGGCGCACACAAAACGCACCAACCTCAAAGATGACCAGGGCAATAGCATTGAAATATTAAGGCAAAGCATGCCTTACGGCGATATGAAAATGCAGGGCTTGATGTTTGTTTCTTATTGCCATTCTCCCGAGCCTTTTGAGCTGATGTTAAAAAGCATGATTTATGGCGATGGCTCAGGGCATTCAGATCATATGTTAAAATATACCCAGGCAGAAACCGGCGCGGCCTTTTTTGCCCCGAGCTTGAATTTCCTGGAAAACCTGGCGCAAGAGTAA
- the argR gene encoding transcriptional regulator ArgR: protein MTVQQKQEALIQAFKDLLKQEQFGSQGDIVDALKAQGFDNISQSKVSRMLSKFGAVRTRNARQDMVYCLPAELGVPTAKSPLKQLVLDIEHNDVMIIIRTSPGAAQLIARLLDSLSKSDGVLGTIAGDDTIFIAPTDVSQIKQTIGKLEVLFSKNLA, encoded by the coding sequence ATGACAGTTCAACAAAAGCAAGAAGCCCTGATCCAGGCCTTTAAAGATTTATTAAAACAGGAACAATTCGGCTCCCAGGGCGACATAGTAGACGCCCTTAAAGCCCAGGGCTTTGACAATATCAGCCAGTCCAAGGTTTCCCGCATGCTCAGCAAATTCGGCGCAGTACGCACCCGTAATGCCCGCCAGGACATGGTTTATTGCCTGCCGGCAGAATTAGGTGTACCGACGGCAAAAAGCCCGCTAAAACAGCTGGTGCTTGATATTGAGCATAATGATGTAATGATCATTATCCGCACCAGCCCGGGGGCGGCGCAGCTTATCGCCCGCTTGCTCGACAGCTTAAGCAAAAGCGATGGTGTGCTCGGTACTATTGCCGGTGACGATACCATTTTTATCGCTCCGACGGATGTCAGCCAGATCAAACAGACCATTGGCAAACTGGAAGTGCTTTTTTCTAAAAACCTCGCCTAG
- the mdh gene encoding malate dehydrogenase encodes MKVAVLGAAGGIGQALSLLLKTQLPAGSELSLYDVAPVVPGVAVDLSHIPTAVKVEGFGADDLAAALTGADIVLIPAGMPRKPGMDRADLFAVNAGIIKTLAEGIVANCPKALVGIITNPVNGTVPIVAEVFKKAGTYDAGRVFGVTTLDVIRSEAFVAELKGLDVANVKVPVIGGHSGTTILPLLSQVEGVTFSDEEVAALTPRIQNAGTEVVNAKAGGGSATLSMGAAAARFCMSLVKGLQGEDVVDYAYIEGNGEDATFFAQPVRLGVNGVAEILPYGELSAFEEKAKQDMLATLNSDIKEGIDFING; translated from the coding sequence ATGAAAGTTGCTGTTTTAGGCGCAGCTGGTGGTATCGGCCAGGCGTTATCTTTGTTACTCAAGACTCAGTTACCTGCAGGTTCCGAGTTATCTCTTTATGACGTAGCACCAGTAGTACCCGGTGTTGCTGTTGATTTATCACACATCCCAACGGCAGTTAAAGTTGAAGGATTTGGTGCTGATGACTTAGCGGCCGCTTTAACCGGTGCCGATATCGTTTTGATCCCGGCGGGTATGCCGCGTAAGCCTGGTATGGACCGCGCTGATCTTTTCGCTGTAAATGCCGGCATTATCAAAACTTTGGCTGAAGGCATTGTTGCTAATTGTCCTAAAGCCCTGGTTGGTATTATTACTAACCCGGTAAACGGCACTGTACCAATTGTTGCTGAAGTATTCAAAAAAGCGGGTACTTATGACGCCGGCCGTGTTTTCGGTGTAACGACTTTAGATGTTATCCGCTCAGAAGCTTTTGTTGCCGAATTAAAAGGTTTAGACGTTGCTAACGTTAAAGTACCTGTGATCGGCGGCCACTCAGGCACCACTATTTTACCTCTGCTTTCTCAGGTTGAAGGTGTCACTTTCTCTGATGAAGAAGTTGCTGCATTAACGCCTCGTATCCAAAATGCCGGTACTGAAGTGGTAAATGCCAAAGCGGGTGGCGGTTCAGCTACTTTATCTATGGGTGCTGCAGCGGCACGTTTTTGTATGTCTTTGGTTAAAGGCCTGCAAGGTGAAGACGTTGTTGATTACGCCTACATCGAAGGTAACGGCGAAGATGCCACTTTCTTTGCCCAGCCGGTACGTTTAGGCGTGAACGGCGTTGCTGAAATTTTACCTTACGGTGAGTTAAGCGCGTTTGAAGAAAAAGCCAAGCAAGATATGCTGGCCACTTTGAACAGCGATATCAAAGAAGGTATCGACTTCATTAACGGTTAA
- the ispB gene encoding octaprenyl diphosphate synthase, whose amino-acid sequence MDLDNIQALARTDMTVVNDLIYGQLQSDVALINQLGIYIVNAGGKRMRPLLTVLAARALNYQGQDHASVAAIIEFIHTATLLHDDVVDESNMRRGRETANAMFGNSASVLVGDFLYTRSFQMMVKLDNMRIMEILSDATNIVAEGEVLQLMNCNDPDTTESSYMEVIYCKTAKLFEAATRLAAVIAGKDEKTEAAMTDYGKHLGTAFQLVDDIMDYTADAKEMGKNVGDDLAEGKPTLPLIYAMENGTDAQKKLIREAIKLNNGMDNLDEILSAMRETGALTYAQHKAEQEADKAISSLAVLEESDYKDALIALAHIAANRSV is encoded by the coding sequence ATGGATCTTGATAATATACAAGCGCTAGCGCGCACCGATATGACAGTTGTAAACGACCTGATTTACGGTCAGTTACAATCCGATGTGGCACTGATAAACCAGCTGGGTATCTATATTGTTAACGCGGGCGGCAAACGTATGCGGCCACTGCTGACGGTACTGGCCGCCAGGGCGCTTAATTACCAGGGGCAAGATCATGCCTCAGTTGCAGCCATTATTGAGTTTATCCATACCGCCACCCTGCTGCACGATGATGTGGTGGATGAGTCCAATATGCGCAGGGGCCGGGAAACCGCTAATGCCATGTTCGGCAACAGCGCCAGCGTACTTGTCGGTGATTTTCTCTACACCCGCTCTTTCCAGATGATGGTCAAACTCGACAATATGCGCATCATGGAAATCTTATCCGATGCCACCAATATCGTTGCCGAAGGTGAAGTATTGCAGTTAATGAATTGCAACGATCCCGACACCACAGAAAGCAGCTATATGGAAGTCATATACTGTAAAACCGCCAAGCTGTTTGAAGCCGCCACCCGCCTTGCCGCTGTTATTGCCGGTAAAGATGAAAAAACCGAAGCGGCAATGACAGACTACGGCAAGCATTTAGGCACCGCCTTCCAGCTGGTGGATGATATTATGGACTACACCGCCGACGCCAAAGAAATGGGCAAAAATGTTGGCGACGACCTGGCCGAAGGCAAACCTACCCTGCCACTTATTTATGCCATGGAAAACGGCACAGACGCACAAAAGAAACTAATCCGCGAAGCAATAAAACTCAATAACGGCATGGATAACTTAGATGAAATTCTAAGCGCCATGCGAGAAACCGGCGCTCTAACTTATGCCCAGCATAAAGCCGAGCAGGAAGCGGACAAGGCCATTAGTTCCTTAGCAGTGTTAGAAGAGTCTGACTATAAAGACGCGCTAATCGCCCTCGCCCATATCGCAGCAAACCGCAGCGTGTAA
- the rplU gene encoding 50S ribosomal protein L21, whose protein sequence is MYAVFQSGGKQHRVTEGQTVRLEKLELEVGSTVEFDNVLMIANGEEINVGAPYIAGGKVVAEVVTQGRADKVKIVKFKRRKHSRKQAGHRQWFTEVKITGING, encoded by the coding sequence ATGTACGCAGTATTCCAAAGTGGTGGTAAACAGCACCGCGTGACCGAAGGTCAAACTGTTCGTCTTGAAAAGCTAGAGCTTGAAGTCGGATCGACTGTAGAATTCGATAACGTTTTAATGATCGCCAATGGCGAAGAAATCAATGTAGGTGCGCCTTACATTGCTGGTGGCAAAGTTGTAGCTGAAGTCGTTACTCAAGGCCGCGCTGATAAAGTTAAAATTGTTAAGTTTAAACGTCGTAAGCATTCACGCAAGCAAGCGGGCCATCGTCAATGGTTCACTGAAGTGAAGATTACTGGTATTAACGGCTAA
- the rpmA gene encoding 50S ribosomal protein L27 — MAHKKAAGSTRNGRDSESKRLGVKRFGGETVLAGNIIVRQRGTKFHAGNNMGIGKDHTLFALTDGKVQFEVKGPKNRKFVSIISE, encoded by the coding sequence ATGGCACATAAGAAGGCTGCAGGTAGTACACGTAACGGTCGTGACTCGGAAAGTAAACGTCTTGGCGTTAAGCGCTTTGGCGGTGAAACAGTTTTAGCAGGTAACATCATTGTTCGTCAACGTGGTACTAAATTCCACGCTGGTAACAACATGGGTATCGGTAAAGACCACACTTTATTCGCTTTAACTGACGGTAAAGTTCAGTTTGAAGTTAAAGGTCCTAAGAACCGCAAATTTGTAAGCATTATCTCTGAATAA
- the cgtA gene encoding Obg family GTPase CgtA, with protein MKFVDEVEIRVEAGDGGNGCVSFRKEKYIEFGGPNGGDGGDGGDVYLIADENLNTLIDYRFERFHRAGRGENGRSRDCTGKSADDLFLKVPVGTRTVDVDTGEQIGDLTQHKQQLMVAKGGWHGLGNTRFKSSTNRAPRQKTDGTPGEIRNLKLELLLLADVGLLGLPNAGKSTLIRSVSAAKPKVADYPFTTLVPNLGVVRLDQQRSFVIADIPGLIEGAAEGAGLGTQFLKHLERCRVLLHVIDVMPVDGSDPVENARTIIGELERHSQALSDKPRWIVFNKLDLLLEEEAQEITNEILTALDWQGDVFSISAFNKMGTDELCNKLMSFIEALPPEEEEVPVDGSEVEFKWDTYHDEAMSDLDDDLDDDDWDEDDYDVEVEYRQ; from the coding sequence ATGAAATTCGTTGATGAAGTTGAAATCAGGGTTGAAGCCGGCGACGGCGGCAATGGCTGCGTCAGTTTTCGTAAAGAAAAGTACATTGAATTCGGCGGCCCCAATGGCGGCGACGGCGGTGACGGTGGCGATGTCTATCTGATTGCCGACGAAAATTTAAATACCCTGATAGATTATCGTTTTGAACGTTTTCATCGGGCGGGACGGGGCGAGAACGGCAGAAGCCGTGACTGTACCGGTAAAAGCGCCGACGATTTGTTTTTAAAAGTGCCTGTGGGCACCCGGACCGTAGATGTGGATACCGGTGAGCAAATCGGCGATTTAACCCAGCATAAGCAACAACTTATGGTGGCCAAGGGCGGCTGGCATGGTTTGGGTAATACCCGTTTTAAAAGCAGCACCAACCGTGCGCCAAGACAAAAAACCGACGGCACCCCGGGTGAAATCCGCAACCTGAAACTTGAATTACTCTTGTTGGCGGATGTCGGTTTGCTTGGTCTGCCCAATGCCGGTAAATCAACTTTGATCCGCAGCGTTTCGGCGGCAAAACCTAAAGTGGCGGACTACCCTTTTACCACTTTAGTGCCTAACCTGGGCGTGGTACGCCTGGATCAGCAACGCAGTTTTGTTATTGCCGATATCCCCGGGTTAATCGAAGGAGCGGCCGAAGGTGCAGGTCTGGGCACCCAGTTCCTCAAACACCTTGAGCGCTGCCGGGTATTGTTGCATGTTATCGATGTGATGCCGGTAGACGGCTCAGATCCGGTGGAAAATGCCCGCACTATTATCGGTGAACTTGAAAGGCATTCTCAGGCGTTATCGGATAAACCCCGCTGGATCGTGTTTAACAAGCTGGACTTGTTGCTGGAAGAAGAAGCGCAGGAGATCACCAATGAGATCTTAACCGCACTTGACTGGCAGGGAGACGTCTTTAGTATTTCCGCCTTTAATAAAATGGGCACGGACGAACTTTGCAACAAGCTGATGTCCTTTATCGAAGCACTGCCTCCTGAAGAGGAAGAAGTGCCGGTAGATGGCAGCGAGGTTGAGTTTAAATGGGATACTTACCATGACGAGGCGATGTCGGACTTAGATGATGACCTTGACGACGATGACTGGGATGAAGACGACTATGATGTTGAGGTTGAATACCGTCAATAG
- the folA gene encoding type 3 dihydrofolate reductase, with amino-acid sequence MTRLSLIVACADNNIIGKDNQMPWHLPADLAYFKKTTLGKPIIMGRKTYESIGRPLPGRQNIVISRNPDFSAEGVDVVTCVDQALALAGGVEEIMVIGGGAIYSHCLPAATRLYVTHIKAGIEGDTRFPDFDSENTWVKTASELRPADEKNAYDLDFCVYERR; translated from the coding sequence ATGACCCGACTTTCCCTGATCGTTGCCTGTGCGGATAACAATATTATCGGCAAAGATAACCAGATGCCCTGGCACTTGCCCGCCGACCTGGCGTATTTCAAAAAAACTACCTTAGGCAAGCCCATTATTATGGGGCGAAAAACCTATGAATCAATCGGCCGGCCGTTACCCGGACGGCAAAATATCGTGATTTCCCGTAATCCGGACTTTAGCGCCGAGGGGGTAGATGTTGTCACTTGTGTTGACCAGGCACTGGCCTTAGCCGGGGGCGTGGAAGAGATCATGGTGATCGGTGGTGGTGCCATCTATAGCCATTGTTTGCCGGCAGCCACCCGCTTGTATGTCACCCACATCAAAGCAGGTATTGAAGGGGATACCCGCTTTCCTGATTTTGACAGCGAAAATACCTGGGTGAAAACGGCCAGTGAACTACGCCCGGCGGATGAAAAAAATGCCTATGATCTGGATTTTTGTGTTTACGAGCGCAGGTAA